The Miscanthus floridulus cultivar M001 chromosome 6, ASM1932011v1, whole genome shotgun sequence genomic interval acttgatcttaaggatgtgcttctagtaatgcttttcgcaaacaaaaaaacAGCAAacacatattgcctatcatactccttggagtcaagaaactattctcactagttgggtaagtcttgcgagtacattgtgtactcaggatttattttacccctattgtaggtggaGCTTGAGGaatagctcttgtgtggaggattcttctggtgggcacagaccgATTCTTGTATTATTTTCGCTAGATATTTATTTTTATtctatttaattatcgcactctgaactcttgtattgtaataaataatttccaagaactcttgttgtatgaaatggactaagtattgtaaactcgtactcATATCAGATTCTggaggtaaaacgtggattgattcgagttctcccgtaGGGTGTGCTTGATGGAACTGTCCGGTGTAGCAAACTTTCGGGGTGctcagtgtctagtggaagacgagcgcctccgaaagcgtgttatttagGACGGTTCTGTCACACTTAATCTTCAAAAAATCATATCGTTTTCATACAGCCTCGGATGAATttgattttatatgaaaattttagccctcgatgagatctataacttttttaGTTTTGAGCCTTTTTCTTATTTTGAGATCATTAAAATgctaaaaaatataaattttagCAGCATAATAATCATGTACCGAACTTGtcaccttagaaaaatcatatctttcttgtaCATAATATTGGTTTCTTATACACAATTCCTTATACCTACAGGTTGACTTGTGATGTGATATGGTGGATTTTGTTATGGTTGTGTTATGATGTGGTGGTTGGTGTTGGGTTTTGTGCTAGTTCATGCTCGAATTCTAGGGACTGGTTCTCGGGGCATGTAACCCGACCGATTAACAAGGCAACCAcgagggctatatggctttgGACTTGGCAAATTAATTAGTTTCCTCTAATTTATCCTACATTAGAACAGTTTAAGGGGCACAAGATGGGACTTCTATATTGGAGTTGAAAGATACTTTATATTAGCATTTTAAGTGGCATAAGCTTCGAGGAGCTTTGTAAAGGTGTTGCAGTGAAACCCAGCCACACATCTCAAAATTCTGATATGGGGTTCGCAAGTGGCAAACGAGAATCACATCTTCTGGTGAAACATAAACGAATTCAAATTTAATAAATTAAAccaaaaagttttagatctcttcATGTGCTATAACTTTAGTttaggtcatttctccatccaaggtcatttgcAAAATTCTAAAAGATATTAATTTCAAAATCATTAATCTCAAAACAGAATTTAtagaccctaaatgatttcaaataaaaaagtcgtcaactacaaagttgcatttCTGTTCGAGTACTACAAAACTTTGTTTtaagtcatttctccatccgagatactttcataaattaaaaatatatataaatttCAAAATCTGAAAACTTTAAACAAAATTTTTGTgcactaaatgatctcaaatgaaaaaatattcAACCAACAAGTTACAGATCCTTTCAATAACTACAGATTTGGTTTAAGTCATTTCTCCGTCTGAGGTAATTTTAAAAACTGAAAATATCGAATTCAAATTGTAAAAAGTTAAAACAAACTTTTGAGCCTTAAATCATTTTAAATGGAAAAGTCCTCAACTACGAAGTTATGTAGATCTCTTCGAGTACtgtaactttgatataaagtttgtattgGTACTATTTCATTtgtaaaagttatgaattttaatATGCTCCTATTGTTTGAGGTGGGCCCAAGCCGAACCACCTTTGAGCACCTCTACCGAAAAAGGATGCCGCCTCTAAAAATCAGATCCATAGTGATACATAACTTTAGAGTTCAGACATCAAACTGAGAAAGACAAGGAAAGGATTGCAACATTCAAGATCCCACTGGGTGGCAATGTACATCTCTCCAATCAAGCACCTCAAAGAGAAGAGTGCTAGTGGGGATTCAAACTCTCAACTGAGCTACAACCTCCAAAAGAAAAGCTAAATCTCTGGCTACGTACAAAACGGGCACTTAGTTCCGGGCTCGATTGATCGGCGCAAGTAGCTAGCAATGGCTTGGATGACCGATCAGCTTTTCAATTCAAGGCCCAAGAAAGCAAGTGGTTTGGGAATGTTTGGTGATGAGGAGAAGATATTTTGCTATGTACTCCATGTCTGCATCTCCACTTTTATGGCTCTAGGAAAATGCATGAACGGTCGACAATTGGCGGCGGGTCACGAGCTGCCACTGAGATCCCGGATCCTTGCCTGGTCGAGCATGGACCACATGACCTGCACGTCTTCGTAGGCGCACGCCATCACCTCCCCGTGGAGTTTGGCTCTCTCGGCGTCGACGTGCTGCGCCATCGCTGCATGCATAAACAATGAAATCAGATTGAGTCGTCAGCTAGGAGTGCCTGCTATATAGCTCCACCGGTCAATCGGAGCGACCAGTCCAACACAAGTCTGCAGAAAGAACTTGAAAGGAATGCTGTGCTTGAACAATCTTGTGACTGAAAACTGAACTGACCTGAGTTTGGTTGCTGCGTCTTCTTGCCGCCATCCTTCTGTGGACCGAAGATGGTGCAGGCTTTCCTGAAGGGCGTTGTAATGGTGCGCACCCAAGAACCCATATACGTAAACACACACACAGCACAGGAGGGGTCAAGCTCTGCCGAAAcagatcgagagagagagagagatctctGTCTGGCGCGTGCCGCGGCTGGCCAAGGCCAAATCAACAAGCTGATGTGTATGTAGCGGGGGTGTACGTTTATAGGAAGGCACTGCTCCAGGAAGCAGGAAGGATGTTGGCAAGGGCAATGTGTTGAGAAAGAGGATAACGGACGATGGAGCTCCTAACTAGCAGTTCACAGCGCGCGACCAAATCATGGGCGCTGCGTGGGCA includes:
- the LOC136458124 gene encoding uncharacterized protein, with protein sequence MGSWVRTITTPFRKACTIFGPQKDGGKKTQQPNSAMAQHVDAERAKLHGEVMACAYEDVQVMWSMLDQARIRDLSGSS